A region from the Corylus avellana chromosome ca7, CavTom2PMs-1.0 genome encodes:
- the LOC132186593 gene encoding uncharacterized protein LOC132186593 produces MDQDIDVSFATLISMRNACSPPSKLTMSSLRNPPSNSTSNYQRNSLCMINCPRNCDACGKAINGFVYHCKAKDLNLHPCCRNLKKKINIGCVKFWLRQKVSKSIWCKENKLKDSVEGIPSWSYESKRKNYHCQLYCVMDMVLESWKNRPKDNNNCLALENLELPLQPNSRSSGKGSKYLQIVKMFLSTILTILLGDPTIAFASLLAELVTK; encoded by the coding sequence ATGGATCAAGATATAGATGTGAGCTTTGCGACTTTGATCTCCATGAGGAATGCATGTTCACCTCCCTCAAAACTTACCATGAGTTCTTTGAGGAATCCACCTTCAAATTCTACAAGTAACTACCAAAGAAATTCCTTATGTATGATAAACTGCCCAAGGAATTGTGATGCATGTGGAAAGGCTATAAATGGCTTTGTTTACCACTGTAAAGCAAAGGACTTGAATTTACATCCATGTTGTCGCAAcctcaagaaaaaaattaacattggttGTGTGAAATTCTGGCTTCGCCAAAAGGTGTCAAAGAGCATATGGTGCAAGGAGAATAAGCTTAAAGATAGTGTTGAGGGCATCCCAAGCTGGTCTTACGagtcaaagagaaaaaattaccATTGTCAACTGTATTGCGTAATGGATATGGTCCTTGAGAGCTGGAAAAATAGGCCTAAAGATAATAATAACTGTTTGGCATTGGAGAACTTGGAGCTACCACTTCAACCTAATTCAAGAAGTAGTGGAAAAGGTAGCAAGTATTTGCAGATAGTGAAGATGTTCCTTAGCACCATTTTAACCATTCTTTTAGGGGATCCCACCATAGCTTTTGCTTCCCTCCTCGCGGAACTGGTGACTAAGTGA
- the LOC132187000 gene encoding KIN17-like protein: MGKNDFLTPKAIANRIKAKGLQKLRWYCQMCQKQCRDENGFKCHCMSESHQRQMQIFGQNPMRVVEGYSEEFESTFLEHMKRSHRFSRVAATVVYNEYINDRHHVHMNSTEWATLTEFIKHLGRNGKCKVEETPKGWFITYIDRDSETLFKERMKNKRIKADLVEEEKQEREIQKQIERAAELFVPLATESQAASEPEKELKSEADVKVGFALGSTAKPKPKELGESSKLVFDEAENDKNEKRNQSAKNKSVLEELMWEEEMKKERINRKDYWLSEGVVVKVMSNALAEKGYYKQKGVVRKVIDKYIGEIEMLESKHVLRVDQAELETVIPQIGGLVRIVNGAYRGATAKLLGVDTDRFCAKVQIEKGAYVGRVLKAVEYEDICKVAQ; the protein is encoded by the coding sequence ATGGGGAAGAATGACTTCCTTACGCCGAAGGCGATCGCGAACCGGATCAAAGCAAAGGGGCTCCAGAAGCTGCGGTGGTACTGCCAGATGTGCCAAAAGCAGTGCCGCGATGAGAACGGCTTCAAGTGTCACTGCATGAGCGAGAGCCACCAGCGACAGATGCAGATCTTTGGCCAGAACCCTATGCGCGTCGTTGAGGGCTACTCTGAGGAGTTCGAGAGCACCTTCCTCGAGCACATGAAGCGCAGCCACCGCTTCAGCCGTGTGGCTGCCACCGTCGTCTATAACGAGTACATCAATGACCGCCACCATGTCCACATGAACTCCACCGAGTGGGCCACGCTCACCGAGTTCATCAAACACCTCGGCCGCAAtggcaagtgcaaggtcgaggAGACCCCGAAGGGTTGGTTCATCACCTACATCGACCGAGACTCCGAGACGCTCTTCAAGGAGAGGATGAAGAACAAGCGAATCAAGGCCGATTTGGTCGAGGAGGAGAAGCAAGAGCGCGAGATTCAGAAGCAGATCGAGCGGGCTGCCGAGCTGTTTGTGCCCCTCGCGACCGAGTCTCAGGCGGCCTCTGAGCCGGAAAAGGAATTGAAATCGGAGGCCGACGTTAAAGTCGGTTTCGCACTTGGCTCGACGGCGAAACCGAAACCGAAAGAGTTGGGGGAGAGCTCGAAATTGGTGTTCGATGAGGCGGAGAACGATAAGAACGAGAAGAGAAATCAATCCGCGAAGAATAAATCGGTTTTGGAGGAGTTGATGTGGGAGGAGGAGATGAAGAAGGAGAGGATTAACCGAAAGGACTATTGGTTGAGCGAAGGGGTTGTTGTGAAGGTGATGAGTAATGCGTTGGCCGAGAAGGGCTACTATAAGCAAAAGGGAGTGGTGAGGAAAGTGATCGATAAGTACATTGGGGAGATTGAAATGCTTGAGAGCAAGCACGTGCTGAGGGTGGATCAGGCGGAGCTTGAGACGGTGATTCCGCAGATTGGGGGGCTTGTGAGGATAGTGAATGGGGCATATAGGGGAGCGACTGCCAAGTTGTTGGGTGTGGACACGGACAGGTTCTGCGCGAAGGTGCAGATTGAGAAGGGTGCTTATGTTGGTAGAGTGCTTAAAGCTGTTGAGTATGAGGATATTTGTAAAGTTGCCCAGTGA
- the LOC132186968 gene encoding heavy metal-associated isoprenylated plant protein 39: protein MKKVVLKLDLQDDKAKQKALKTVSGLSGIDSISMDMKEMKLTVIGTVDPVGVVSKLRKYWPSAAIISVGPAKEPEKKEEAKKEEPKKEEAKKEEEKKEEPKKEEEKKEEPKKEEEKKEEEKKKEPDPVVLELVKAFKAYNYYNPVNHHLNTPYYAPSMEENPNACVIC, encoded by the exons ATGAAG AAGGTTGTATTGAAGCTGGATTTACAAGACGACAAAGCCAAGCAAAAGGCCTTGAAGACTGTCTCTGGTCTTTCTG GGATTGATTCCATCTCAATGGACATGAAGGAGATGAAACTAACGGTGATAGGAACCGTGGATCCCGTAGGTGTAGTGAGCAAATTGCGGAAATACTGGCCATCGGCGGCTATAATCTCAGTAGGGCCAGCAAAAGAGccagagaagaaagaggaggcAAAGAAAGAGGAGCCAAAGAAGGAGGAAgcaaagaaagaggaagagaaaaaagaagaacccaagaaggaggaggagaaaaaagaagagcccaagaaggaggaggagaagaaggaagaagagaaaaagaaagagcccGACCCTGTTGTTTTAGAGCTTGTCAAGGCTTTCAAAGCATACAATTACTACAATCCTGTCAATCACCATCTCAACACGCCTTACTACGCCCCAAGCATGGAAGAGAACCCAAATGCCTGTGTTATTTGTTGA